In the Caballeronia sp. LZ062 genome, one interval contains:
- a CDS encoding MotA/TolQ/ExbB proton channel family protein, with translation MQNYGIAHVWAQGDFVTRGIALALVIMSVLSWTVIVVKAWNVVRLKRLTKNAEQAFWHSDDFNDGINKLGGQSSSAADNPFLALALAGQEAADHHHQTQPHLHDRMDVSDWITRCLKDVMDESVGRMQAGLAVLASIGSTAPFVGLFGTVWGIYHALLTIGATGQTSIDQVAGPVGESLIMTAFGLFVAIPAVLGYNALTRGNKSIVTKLNRFAHGLHAFFVTGSKLSSSKRATNAQSDSLRLATRAS, from the coding sequence ATGCAAAACTACGGAATTGCGCACGTCTGGGCGCAAGGCGATTTCGTGACGCGCGGCATCGCGCTCGCGCTCGTCATCATGTCGGTGCTTTCTTGGACGGTGATCGTCGTGAAAGCGTGGAACGTCGTGCGGCTCAAGCGCTTGACGAAGAACGCGGAACAGGCGTTCTGGCATTCCGACGACTTCAACGACGGCATCAACAAGCTGGGCGGCCAGTCGTCGAGCGCGGCGGACAACCCGTTTCTCGCGCTCGCGCTCGCCGGGCAGGAAGCCGCGGACCATCATCACCAGACGCAGCCGCATCTGCACGACCGCATGGATGTCTCGGACTGGATCACGCGCTGCCTGAAAGACGTCATGGACGAAAGCGTCGGCCGTATGCAGGCGGGGCTTGCGGTGCTGGCGTCGATCGGCAGTACGGCGCCGTTCGTCGGACTCTTCGGCACCGTGTGGGGCATCTATCACGCGCTCCTGACCATCGGCGCGACGGGCCAGACTTCGATCGATCAGGTCGCGGGTCCGGTCGGCGAGTCGCTCATCATGACCGCGTTCGGCCTCTTTGTCGCGATTCCGGCGGTGCTCGGCTACAACGCGCTGACTCGCGGGAACAAGAGCATCGTGACGAAGCTCAACCGCTTCGCGCACGGCCTGCACGCATTTTTCGTCACCGGGTCAAAACTGTCGTCGAGCAAGCGCGCGACCAATGCGCAATCCGACAGCCTGCGTCTTGCGACGCGCGCCAGCTAA
- a CDS encoding biopolymer transporter ExbD: MAMSPFAGDEDDGMMSEINMTPLVDVMLVLLIIFLVTIPAMHHAVKIDLPHASSQPQDEKPAHVDVAIQADGTILWNDQKIDDAALDARIAQASQESPQPELHLRADRKVPYERVADVMSAAQAGGLSKIGFVTQPKAGK, encoded by the coding sequence ATGGCCATGAGCCCATTCGCCGGCGATGAAGACGACGGCATGATGAGCGAAATCAACATGACGCCGCTCGTCGACGTCATGCTCGTTCTCCTGATCATTTTTCTGGTGACGATTCCCGCGATGCATCACGCGGTGAAGATCGATTTGCCGCACGCGAGCAGTCAGCCGCAGGACGAAAAGCCCGCGCACGTGGACGTCGCGATTCAGGCCGACGGCACCATTCTCTGGAACGACCAGAAGATCGACGATGCGGCGCTCGACGCGCGCATCGCGCAGGCCTCGCAGGAGTCGCCGCAGCCGGAACTGCACTTGCGTGCGGATCGCAAGGTGCCGTATGAGCGCGTGGCCGACGTGATGTCGGCGGCGCAGGCAGGCGGTTTGTCGAAGATCGGTTTCGTGACGCAGCCGAAGGCAGGGAAATAG
- a CDS encoding LysR family transcriptional regulator has protein sequence MTADSHDLNDLMYFSHVVEHGGFSAAERVLGISKSRLSRRVSELEASLGVRLLQRSTRKLALTEAGQLFYQHCQAMLAEAQAAVNVVQSLRDSPRGTVRVSVPVTIAQTFLAAVMPDFMHRYPEVRVVLRVTNRVVDLFEDAIDVALRVRSEPPASSNVVARPLWRTQQMLVAAPSLLKPNAPPMTVADLAQYDTLDTPSADGRHVYRLIAPDGTRYEFEHEPRLVTADLSMIREAVMRGVGIAALPEMMYGAPLRSGQLSPVMPGWTFPTPQLYAVFLSRQGMVPAIRAFVDFLVECIDGGKRFPGECPVIEHPEQETV, from the coding sequence ATGACAGCCGACTCGCACGATCTCAACGACCTGATGTACTTCTCGCACGTCGTCGAACACGGCGGCTTTTCCGCCGCCGAGCGCGTGCTGGGCATCTCGAAGTCGCGGCTGTCGCGGCGAGTGTCGGAATTGGAGGCATCGCTCGGCGTGCGGCTGTTGCAGCGCTCCACGCGCAAGCTCGCCCTGACCGAGGCGGGGCAACTGTTCTACCAGCATTGCCAGGCGATGCTCGCCGAGGCGCAGGCCGCCGTCAACGTGGTGCAGAGCCTGCGTGATTCGCCGCGCGGCACGGTGCGCGTAAGCGTGCCCGTGACCATCGCGCAGACGTTTCTCGCGGCCGTGATGCCCGACTTCATGCATCGCTATCCGGAAGTGCGCGTCGTGCTGCGGGTGACGAACCGCGTCGTGGACCTGTTCGAGGACGCGATCGACGTCGCGCTGCGCGTGCGCTCCGAGCCGCCCGCCAGTTCCAACGTCGTCGCGCGGCCGCTATGGCGCACGCAGCAAATGCTCGTCGCCGCGCCTTCGCTGCTGAAGCCGAACGCGCCGCCGATGACCGTCGCCGATCTCGCGCAATACGACACGCTCGACACGCCGTCGGCGGATGGCCGGCACGTGTATCGGCTGATCGCGCCCGATGGCACGCGCTATGAGTTCGAGCACGAGCCGCGGCTCGTCACCGCCGATCTCTCGATGATTCGCGAAGCCGTGATGCGCGGCGTCGGCATTGCCGCGTTGCCCGAAATGATGTACGGCGCGCCGCTTCGAAGCGGGCAGTTGTCGCCGGTCATGCCCGGCTGGACGTTCCCGACGCCGCAGCTCTACGCAGTGTTCCTGTCGCGGCAGGGCATGGTGCCGGCCATTCGCGCGTTCGTCGACTTTCTCGTAGAGTGCATCGACGGTGGCAAACGCTTTCCGGGCGAATGTCCCGTGATCGAGCATCCCGAGCAGGAAACGGTCTGA
- a CDS encoding pirin family protein, with the protein MSRTISSIIPAMRTVEGGGFVVHRPFPTRLLMDFDPFLLLDEMGPVDYAPGEAKGAPDHPHRGFETVTYVLEGEFGHKDSAGHSGTMRPGDVQWMTAGAGVVHSEMPGEAFTQRGGRVHGIQLWVNLPKRDKMIAPHYQEIPSERIPVATSEDGKVRVKVIAGEALGVKAAIETRTPILYQHFSLQPGGMIEQRVPRDFRVFAYSLSGTALYGPQSQPVRAQQMVIFRDDADTITLAAGDEPAEILLLGGVPLKEPVVRYGPFVMNTEDEIRQAVIDYQAGRMGAITH; encoded by the coding sequence ATGAGCCGGACCATTTCGAGCATCATTCCCGCCATGCGCACTGTCGAAGGTGGCGGATTCGTCGTGCATCGCCCGTTTCCGACGCGTCTTCTGATGGACTTCGATCCGTTCCTGCTGCTGGACGAAATGGGCCCGGTCGACTACGCGCCCGGCGAGGCGAAAGGCGCGCCGGATCATCCGCATCGCGGTTTCGAAACGGTCACGTACGTCCTGGAGGGCGAATTCGGCCACAAGGATTCCGCTGGGCACTCCGGCACCATGCGCCCGGGCGACGTCCAGTGGATGACGGCCGGCGCGGGCGTCGTGCATAGCGAAATGCCGGGCGAGGCCTTTACGCAGCGCGGCGGGCGCGTTCACGGCATCCAGTTGTGGGTGAACCTGCCGAAGCGCGACAAGATGATCGCGCCGCATTATCAGGAGATTCCATCGGAGCGGATTCCCGTCGCGACGAGCGAAGACGGCAAGGTGCGCGTGAAGGTGATCGCGGGCGAGGCTCTCGGCGTGAAGGCCGCGATCGAAACACGTACGCCGATTCTCTATCAGCACTTCTCGCTGCAGCCGGGCGGGATGATCGAGCAACGCGTGCCGCGTGATTTTCGCGTGTTCGCCTACAGCTTGTCGGGCACCGCGCTGTACGGTCCGCAGAGCCAGCCCGTCCGCGCGCAACAGATGGTCATCTTCCGCGACGATGCCGACACCATCACACTCGCCGCCGGCGATGAACCGGCCGAGATCCTGCTGTTGGGCGGCGTGCCGCTGAAGGAACCGGTCGTGCGCTATGGTCCCTTCGTGATGAACACGGAAGACGAGATCCGCCAGGCCGTCATCGACTATCAGGCGGGACGCATGGGCGCGATCACGCACTGA
- a CDS encoding OsmC family protein, with product MSAPVVTATIGGADYQTRLEDGTHTWFADEPASLGGADSAPQPSALLLSSLGACTSITLRMYAKRKGWPLEALRVELSMQTTADGTLIDRRISLDGPLDDEQRERLLQIANACPMHKVLAGAIRIESGLVPAEPL from the coding sequence ATGTCCGCTCCTGTCGTGACCGCCACCATCGGCGGCGCCGATTATCAGACTCGCCTCGAAGACGGCACCCATACATGGTTTGCCGACGAGCCAGCCAGCCTCGGCGGCGCGGACTCGGCGCCGCAGCCGTCTGCGTTGCTGCTGTCGAGCCTCGGCGCCTGCACGTCCATCACGCTGCGAATGTACGCGAAACGCAAGGGCTGGCCGCTGGAAGCACTGCGAGTCGAACTGTCGATGCAAACCACGGCGGACGGCACCCTGATCGATCGCCGTATCTCGCTTGACGGTCCGCTCGACGACGAGCAACGGGAACGCCTTTTGCAAATTGCCAATGCCTGCCCGATGCACAAAGTTCTGGCCGGTGCCATCCGCATCGAATCGGGGCTCGTTCCCGCCGAACCGTTGTGA
- a CDS encoding SRPBCC family protein: protein MNFEHLIQINDPQNPLVDSLTREQLWEGLVLRAEQPQLFVLGLDSCAILSREGDVMERELHYGQAVVRDRVTLDPNNSVRYDILPTAEHVGGSLTMAIEQPDAMQLFLRFTYSTTLPETDDSTPDERQTREIVKSAYRESDIDTVRLIRQYAHGRTGESPLH from the coding sequence TTGAATTTCGAACATCTGATCCAAATCAACGATCCGCAGAACCCGCTCGTCGACTCGCTCACGCGCGAGCAGTTGTGGGAGGGCCTCGTCCTGCGCGCGGAACAGCCGCAGCTTTTCGTGCTGGGGCTCGATAGCTGCGCCATTCTCTCTCGCGAAGGCGACGTGATGGAGCGCGAGCTTCACTACGGCCAGGCCGTCGTGCGCGATCGCGTGACGCTCGATCCGAACAACAGCGTGCGCTACGACATTCTGCCGACCGCAGAGCACGTGGGCGGCTCGCTGACGATGGCCATCGAGCAGCCCGACGCCATGCAGCTCTTTCTGCGCTTCACCTACAGCACGACGCTGCCGGAAACCGATGACTCCACGCCTGACGAACGGCAGACGCGGGAAATCGTGAAGTCGGCGTATCGCGAATCGGATATCGACACCGTGCGGCTGATTCGTCAGTACGCGCATGGGCGCACCGGCGAAAGTCCGCTGCACTGA
- the hemP gene encoding hemin uptake protein HemP: MSDTLRSSTLRLRRPVVRDAAITRPKASAEAIKTERVSASDANGERSVRSDALLQGRSHVAIVHNGETYQLRATRLGKLILTK; the protein is encoded by the coding sequence ATGTCCGACACGCTGCGATCCTCCACGCTCAGGCTGCGCCGCCCGGTTGTCCGCGACGCGGCTATCACCCGCCCGAAGGCTTCGGCCGAGGCAATAAAAACGGAGCGCGTGTCGGCGAGCGATGCCAACGGCGAACGCAGCGTGCGCAGCGACGCGCTGCTGCAAGGCCGCAGCCACGTCGCCATCGTGCATAACGGGGAGACCTATCAGTTGCGCGCGACGCGTCTGGGTAAGCTGATCCTGACGAAGTAG
- a CDS encoding heme-binding protein, producing the protein MRTKPALTDDDVLAMAAAAEAHAKNHNWNVTIAIVDDGGHLLHLHRLEGAGASTVEMATGKARTAVLGRRETKVYEDTIKQGRTAFLSAPMTAMLEGGVPIFVGTDIVGAVGVSGVKSDQDAQIARAGIAALGIENV; encoded by the coding sequence GTGAGAACGAAACCCGCACTGACCGACGATGACGTGTTAGCCATGGCCGCCGCCGCCGAGGCGCACGCGAAGAACCACAACTGGAACGTGACCATCGCCATCGTCGATGACGGCGGGCATCTGCTGCATTTGCATCGGCTGGAAGGCGCGGGCGCGAGCACGGTGGAAATGGCCACGGGCAAGGCGCGCACGGCCGTGCTGGGGCGCCGCGAGACGAAGGTCTACGAAGACACCATCAAGCAAGGGCGCACCGCGTTTCTGTCCGCGCCCATGACCGCGATGCTCGAAGGCGGCGTGCCGATCTTCGTCGGCACGGATATCGTCGGGGCGGTGGGCGTGTCGGGCGTGAAATCGGATCAGGATGCGCAGATCGCGCGCGCAGGCATCGCCGCGCTGGGAATCGAAAACGTCTGA
- a CDS encoding 4Fe-4S binding protein, whose protein sequence is MQGQSRLQQAGHWMQRHGSTIRGIQWVVVAVYAFLIIVPAVLPLPDGSAHLWNNLTLAAQFVFWGIWWPFVLLSMVMLGRVWCGVLCPEGALTEFASRFGRGRAIPRWMRWGGWPFVAFGLTTIYGQMVSVYQYPKAVLLVLGGSTVAAMIIGLLYGREKRVWCKYLCPVNGVFSLLARLAPFHYKVSEDAWRRSYKQGEHGHRVIPINCAPLVPLRNMKGAADCHMCGRCSGHRDAIALSWRSPAEEVVKLGDKAANPWDTALILYGLLGIAIGAFHWTVSTWFVDLKQFFAGWLIDHNILWPLDTNAPWFLFTHYPEQNDVFSWLDGTMVVGYILATALVYGTTLLALIAMGARMLGRLSATRVHHLTLALIPIAGVGVFLGLSATTVSLLRAEHVALWWVADLRIALLAIANVWSAWLAWRVTGRYASALGPRLISMLWLIAALAVVDSAWYLMFWGFSR, encoded by the coding sequence ATGCAAGGCCAGAGCCGGCTTCAGCAAGCCGGTCACTGGATGCAACGGCACGGCAGCACGATCCGCGGGATTCAATGGGTCGTCGTTGCCGTGTATGCGTTTCTGATCATCGTTCCTGCGGTGCTGCCGCTGCCCGACGGGTCCGCGCATCTCTGGAACAACCTGACGCTCGCGGCGCAGTTCGTGTTCTGGGGCATCTGGTGGCCGTTCGTGCTGCTGTCGATGGTCATGCTCGGCCGCGTCTGGTGCGGCGTGCTGTGTCCGGAAGGCGCGCTGACCGAGTTCGCGAGCCGCTTCGGGCGCGGGCGCGCCATTCCGCGCTGGATGCGCTGGGGCGGCTGGCCGTTCGTCGCGTTCGGTTTGACGACCATCTACGGCCAGATGGTCAGCGTCTATCAGTATCCGAAGGCGGTGCTGCTGGTGCTCGGCGGCTCGACCGTCGCGGCGATGATCATCGGCCTGCTGTACGGCCGCGAAAAGCGCGTGTGGTGCAAGTACCTGTGCCCGGTCAACGGCGTGTTCTCGCTGCTCGCGCGTCTCGCGCCGTTTCACTACAAGGTCAGCGAAGACGCGTGGCGCCGGTCGTACAAGCAGGGCGAGCACGGACATCGCGTCATTCCGATCAACTGCGCGCCACTCGTGCCGCTGCGCAACATGAAGGGCGCGGCGGACTGCCACATGTGCGGGCGCTGCAGCGGTCACCGCGACGCGATCGCGCTGAGCTGGCGCTCGCCCGCAGAGGAAGTCGTGAAGCTCGGCGACAAGGCGGCGAATCCGTGGGACACGGCGCTGATTCTCTACGGCCTGCTCGGCATCGCTATCGGCGCGTTTCACTGGACGGTCAGCACGTGGTTCGTCGATCTCAAGCAGTTTTTCGCGGGCTGGCTGATCGATCACAACATTCTCTGGCCGCTCGATACCAACGCGCCGTGGTTCCTGTTCACGCATTATCCGGAGCAGAACGACGTCTTCTCGTGGCTCGACGGCACAATGGTCGTCGGCTATATCCTCGCGACGGCGCTGGTCTACGGCACGACGCTGCTCGCGCTGATCGCAATGGGCGCGCGTATGCTCGGAAGATTGAGCGCGACGCGCGTGCATCACCTCACGCTCGCGCTGATTCCGATTGCGGGCGTCGGCGTGTTCCTCGGACTTTCGGCGACGACGGTTTCGCTGCTGCGCGCCGAGCACGTGGCGCTGTGGTGGGTCGCGGACCTGCGCATCGCGCTGCTGGCAATTGCCAACGTGTGGAGCGCCTGGCTCGCGTGGCGCGTGACCGGACGCTATGCGTCGGCGCTTGGTCCCCGGCTCATTTCGATGCTATGGTTGATCGCTGCGCTGGCCGTGGTGGACAGCGCCTGGTACCTGATGTTCTGGGGCTTTTCCCGATAA
- a CDS encoding FTR1 family protein gives MGQVLFIVWRESVEALLVVGILHAWLKNGDHQARRGLPYLWFGVAAGLLAAVGLGAALIGFTEVLSGNAQDYFQTAMVLVACLLIVQMVLWMKRHGRTLKRDMETSLKKTTQDGHWWGIALLVALAIAREGSETAVFLYGVGFGQSGHVAASQYAAIIIGFGLALLTFYVLQLGGKVFSWRAFFRVTEIMLLFLAAGLFETGVDKLIDMEVLPVIVNQVWSTSAILDDSSTFGSLVATLTGYRAHPAGMNLVAYAVYWIVIYLLLRRSNSQMAQKQKAAGRPA, from the coding sequence ATGGGGCAGGTACTTTTCATCGTTTGGCGGGAAAGCGTCGAGGCGCTTCTGGTCGTCGGCATTCTGCATGCGTGGCTCAAGAACGGCGATCATCAGGCGCGTCGCGGCCTGCCTTATCTGTGGTTCGGCGTGGCGGCGGGCTTGCTCGCGGCCGTCGGCCTCGGCGCCGCCCTCATCGGCTTCACCGAAGTCCTGTCCGGCAATGCACAGGATTACTTCCAGACGGCGATGGTGCTCGTCGCGTGCCTGCTGATCGTGCAGATGGTGCTGTGGATGAAGCGCCACGGCCGCACGCTCAAGCGCGACATGGAGACTTCGCTCAAAAAGACCACGCAGGACGGCCATTGGTGGGGCATCGCGCTGCTGGTCGCGCTCGCGATTGCGCGTGAAGGCAGCGAAACGGCCGTCTTCCTGTATGGCGTCGGCTTCGGGCAGTCCGGGCACGTCGCGGCTTCGCAGTACGCGGCGATCATCATCGGCTTCGGGCTCGCGCTCCTGACCTTTTACGTGCTCCAGCTCGGCGGCAAGGTGTTCTCGTGGCGCGCGTTCTTCCGCGTGACCGAAATCATGCTGCTGTTTCTCGCGGCGGGACTTTTCGAGACGGGCGTCGACAAGCTAATCGACATGGAAGTGCTGCCCGTCATCGTGAATCAGGTGTGGAGCACGTCCGCGATCCTCGACGACTCCAGCACCTTCGGCTCGCTCGTCGCGACGCTGACGGGGTATCGCGCGCATCCGGCGGGGATGAATCTCGTCGCCTATGCGGTGTACTGGATCGTGATCTATCTCTTGTTGCGCCGTTCGAATAGCCAGATGGCGCAGAAACAGAAGGCGGCCGGGCGCCCAGCATGA
- a CDS encoding cupredoxin domain-containing protein — protein MKSKIQVLALMVSAMFVATASAADLPTFKLEMNDGKLNPARIEVPAGQRIKIEVHNVGKGAAEFESVQLRKEKVLAPGADSFVVIAPLDPGEYKFFDDFHQTAQGVIVAK, from the coding sequence ATGAAATCGAAAATTCAGGTGCTTGCGCTCATGGTGTCCGCGATGTTTGTCGCTACGGCGAGCGCAGCCGATCTGCCGACGTTCAAGCTCGAAATGAACGACGGCAAGCTGAATCCGGCGCGCATCGAAGTGCCGGCGGGGCAGCGCATCAAGATCGAAGTGCATAACGTTGGCAAGGGCGCGGCGGAATTCGAAAGCGTGCAGTTGCGCAAGGAGAAGGTGCTCGCGCCGGGCGCCGATTCGTTCGTGGTGATCGCGCCGCTCGATCCGGGCGAGTACAAGTTCTTCGACGATTTTCACCAGACGGCGCAGGGCGTGATCGTCGCAAAGTGA
- a CDS encoding iron transporter, producing the protein MVSTLMRGLVAAAGLTAMMAASAAEYPIGKQHIEGGMETGAVYLQPITMAPEGMMRKASDSDIHLEADIHAVKNNPTGFAEGDWMPYLNVTYELSKVGTTQTIKGDLMPMVASDGPHYGDNVKLFGPGKYHLKLHVSPPSEMGHMAFGRHTDKETGVGAWFKPFTIEYDFPFAGIGKKGGY; encoded by the coding sequence ATGGTTTCAACGTTGATGCGCGGCCTCGTCGCCGCCGCTGGTCTCACGGCGATGATGGCGGCCTCGGCTGCCGAATATCCGATCGGCAAACAGCATATCGAAGGCGGCATGGAAACGGGGGCCGTCTACCTTCAGCCGATCACGATGGCGCCTGAAGGCATGATGCGCAAGGCGTCGGATTCGGACATCCACCTGGAAGCGGATATTCACGCGGTCAAGAACAATCCGACCGGTTTCGCCGAAGGCGACTGGATGCCTTACCTCAACGTCACGTACGAGTTGAGCAAGGTCGGCACGACGCAGACTATCAAGGGCGATCTGATGCCGATGGTGGCCAGCGACGGCCCGCACTACGGCGACAACGTCAAGCTCTTCGGCCCGGGCAAGTATCACCTGAAGCTGCATGTCTCGCCGCCGTCGGAAATGGGCCACATGGCGTTCGGCCGTCACACGGACAAGGAAACGGGCGTCGGTGCGTGGTTCAAGCCGTTCACCATCGAGTACGACTTCCCGTTCGCGGGCATCGGCAAGAAGGGCGGCTACTAA
- the uvrB gene encoding excinuclease ABC subunit UvrB: MSDTLIEAPDALDESKFVTFDGSPFQLYQPYPPAGDQPGAIATLVEGVEDGLSFQTLLGVTGSGKTFTMANVIARLGRPAIVFAPNKTLAAQLYAEFREFFPRNAVEYFVSYYDYYQPEAYVPQRDLFIEKDSSINEHIEQMRLSATKSLLERRDVVIVATVSAIYGIGNPSEYHKMILTLRTGDKLGQRDIIARLIAMQYNRNEADFQRGTFRVRGDTIDIFPAEHAEMAVRVELFDDEIEAMQLFDPLTGRVRNKIPRFTVYPSSHYVTPRDTVMRAIETIKGELRDRLEFFHSEGKLVEAQRLEQRTRFDLEMLQELGFCKGIENYSRHFSGAAPGEPPPTLVDYLPPDALMLLDESHVLIGQLNGMYNGDRARKENLVDYGFRMPSALDNRPLKFNEFERKMRQAIFVSATPADYEQKKAGQVAEQLVRPTGLVDPEIEVRPARSQVDDVLSEINARVAAQERVLVTVLTKRMAEQLTEFLSDHGVKVRYLHSDIDTVERVEIIRDLRLGTFDVLVGINLLREGLDIPEVSLVAILDADKEGFLRAERSLIQTIGRAARNVNGKAILYADNMTDSMKRAIDETERRRAKQIAHNQAMGITPRGVEKRIKDIIDGVYSADEARAELKEAQARAKFEDMSEKQIAKEIKRLEKQMMDHAKNLEFEKAAQTRDQLALLRQRVFGASVSDQVSGIGGK, translated from the coding sequence ATGTCCGATACCCTCATCGAAGCGCCCGACGCACTGGACGAGTCGAAGTTCGTCACCTTCGACGGCTCGCCGTTTCAGCTCTATCAACCGTATCCGCCCGCAGGCGACCAGCCGGGCGCGATCGCGACGCTCGTCGAAGGCGTCGAGGACGGTTTGTCGTTCCAGACGCTGCTCGGCGTCACGGGCTCCGGCAAGACGTTCACGATGGCCAACGTCATCGCGCGGCTCGGCCGGCCGGCCATCGTCTTTGCGCCGAACAAGACGCTCGCCGCGCAGCTTTACGCCGAATTCCGCGAGTTCTTTCCGCGTAACGCGGTCGAGTACTTCGTCTCGTACTACGACTACTACCAGCCGGAAGCGTACGTGCCGCAGCGCGATCTGTTCATCGAGAAGGATTCGTCGATCAACGAGCACATCGAGCAGATGCGGCTTTCGGCCACGAAGAGCCTCTTGGAGCGGCGCGACGTGGTGATCGTGGCGACCGTGTCGGCGATCTACGGTATCGGCAATCCGTCGGAGTATCACAAGATGATTCTGACGCTGCGCACGGGCGACAAGCTCGGCCAGCGCGACATCATCGCGCGGCTGATCGCGATGCAGTACAACCGTAACGAAGCGGACTTCCAGCGCGGCACGTTCCGCGTGCGCGGCGACACCATCGACATCTTTCCGGCGGAACATGCCGAGATGGCGGTGCGCGTCGAGCTTTTCGACGACGAGATCGAGGCGATGCAACTCTTCGATCCGCTCACCGGACGCGTGCGCAATAAGATTCCGCGCTTCACCGTGTATCCGTCGTCGCATTACGTGACGCCGCGCGACACCGTCATGCGCGCCATCGAGACGATCAAGGGAGAACTGCGCGACCGCCTCGAGTTCTTTCATAGTGAGGGCAAGCTGGTCGAGGCGCAGCGCCTGGAGCAGCGCACGCGTTTCGACCTGGAAATGCTGCAGGAACTCGGCTTCTGCAAGGGCATCGAGAACTACTCGCGGCACTTTTCGGGCGCGGCGCCCGGCGAGCCGCCGCCGACGCTCGTCGATTACTTGCCGCCCGACGCGCTGATGCTGCTCGACGAATCGCACGTGCTGATCGGCCAGTTGAACGGCATGTACAACGGCGACCGCGCGCGCAAGGAAAATCTCGTCGATTACGGCTTTCGCATGCCGTCGGCGCTCGACAACCGGCCGCTCAAGTTCAACGAGTTCGAGCGCAAGATGCGTCAGGCGATCTTCGTGTCCGCGACGCCCGCCGATTACGAGCAAAAGAAAGCAGGGCAGGTCGCCGAACAGCTCGTGCGCCCGACCGGTCTCGTCGATCCGGAAATCGAAGTGCGTCCCGCGCGCTCGCAGGTGGACGACGTGCTCTCGGAAATCAACGCGCGCGTGGCCGCACAGGAGCGCGTGCTCGTCACCGTGCTGACCAAGCGCATGGCAGAGCAGCTCACCGAATTCCTCTCGGATCACGGCGTGAAGGTGCGCTATTTGCACAGCGATATCGATACGGTCGAGCGCGTCGAAATCATCCGCGACTTGCGCCTCGGCACGTTCGACGTGCTCGTCGGCATCAACTTGCTGCGCGAAGGCCTGGATATCCCGGAAGTGTCACTCGTCGCGATTCTCGACGCCGACAAGGAAGGTTTCCTGCGGGCCGAGCGTTCGCTGATCCAGACCATCGGCCGGGCGGCGCGCAATGTGAACGGCAAGGCGATTCTTTATGCCGACAACATGACCGATTCGATGAAGCGCGCCATCGACGAAACCGAGCGGCGGCGCGCGAAGCAGATCGCGCATAACCAGGCGATGGGCATCACGCCGCGCGGCGTGGAAAAGCGCATCAAGGACATCATCGACGGCGTCTACAGCGCCGACGAAGCGCGCGCCGAGCTGAAGGAAGCGCAGGCGCGCGCCAAGTTCGAGGACATGAGCGAGAAGCAGATCGCGAAGGAAATCAAGCGCCTCGAAAAGCAGATGATGGACCACGCCAAGAATCTCGAATTCGAAAAGGCGGCGCAGACCCGCGACCAATTGGCGCTCCTTCGCCAGCGCGTGTTCGGCGCGAGCGTAAGCGATCAGGTGAGCGGAATCGGCGGCAAGTGA